DNA sequence from the Buchnera aphidicola (Cinara kochiana kochiana) genome:
GTATTATCACTGATAATGATTCCGTACGGAATTCCAATTAAATTCATATCAGCAAACATTTTACCTAAATTTTCTTTTCTATTATCAAATAAAACATCAATTTTATTGTGTATTAATTGCGTATAAATTGATTTTGCTATATTTTTTATATTTTTATTTTTATGCATATTTATGGGAATAATAAATACTTGAAAAGGAGCAATACAATTAGGCCATATAATTCCATTATTGTCATGATTTTGTTCTATAATAGACGATATAATTCTATTAATTCCAACGCCATAACATCCCATATGTAATGTTTTTTTATTATGATTTTTGTCATGTAATGAAAAATTTATGTTTTTAGAATATTTTTTTCCAATTTGAAAGATGTGCCCTATTTCAATACTATTTTTTGTTTTTAATTTTTCTTGATTTGTATCGTAATAAAATATATGATCATAGTTTTTAACATTAATTATTTTATTAAATATTATCCTTTTATTCCATAAAATTGGAGTGAATTTTTTATTAAACCAGTTATTTGTAATAATTAAATACGGTATATTGATTATTTTAGAATCTGCTAACATAAATATATTTTCATTATTATAATATTTTTTATTAACAGTTAATTGATATGATAAAATCATTTTATTATATTTAATGAATTTTATAGGATATTCAAGAATATTAATATTTTGTAAATCTTTTACATTTAAAGGGTCATATTTGCGCATTAGTAAAGCAGCCATAGAATATTGAGACTGATTTGATTTAGTTTTTATTAAATAAATTTTAATTTTATTTTTTTTTTTGTTAAATTTACTAATATGTACGGCATGATTAGAATGTTTGGAAAAAATAATTTTATCTTCTCCAATATTAGATAT
Encoded proteins:
- the proS gene encoding proline--tRNA ligase, which produces MHTTKYLLSTIKEIPANTESISHQLMLRAGMIRMLSAGIYTWLPTGYRVLKKVIKIISNTMNQHGCLEICAPIIQPRKLWDQSGRTKLYGKELINLIDRRKKKYILSPTHEEAISYIFNQEIHSYKQLPIVFYQIQKKFRDEIRPRFGVIRSIEFLMKDAYSFHINKISLQKTYELIKEIYIHIFTQLKLDFKIIKADSKIMGGSISHEFHAISNIGEDKIIFSKHSNHAVHISKFNKKKNKIKIYLIKTKSNQSQYSMAALLMRKYDPLNVKDLQNINILEYPIKFIKYNKMILSYQLTVNKKYYNNENIFMLADSKIINIPYLIITNNWFNKKFTPILWNKRIIFNKIINVKNYDHIFYYDTNQEKLKTKNSIEIGHIFQIGKKYSKNINFSLHDKNHNKKTLHMGCYGVGINRIISSIIEQNHDNNGIIWPNCIAPFQVFIIPINMHKNKNIKNIAKSIYTQLIHNKIDVLFDNRKENLGKMFADMNLIGIPYGIIISDNTIKYKEIEFYSRKKNSKIRILISQITPFIKKLYNR